From the genome of Psychroserpens ponticola, one region includes:
- a CDS encoding alpha-ketoglutarate decarboxylase codes for MKFSSLFHRNTCLIVCLICSFLAFSQNQDDTNDFWRHVRFGGGLGLSFGDGFFSGTIAPSGIYEFNSQFAAGLGLNATYNKQDDFFKSTIFGASLIGLFNPIRELQLSTEFEQLNVNRKFDDSNYENQNYWYPGLYMGIGYRSDNVTFGIRYDVLYDKDKSIYADPYIPFVRVYF; via the coding sequence ATGAAATTTTCATCGCTTTTTCATCGTAATACTTGCCTTATTGTTTGTTTAATCTGCTCGTTTTTAGCTTTTTCTCAAAATCAGGACGATACTAATGATTTTTGGAGGCATGTGCGCTTTGGAGGCGGTCTAGGATTAAGTTTTGGTGACGGCTTTTTTAGTGGTACAATTGCACCAAGTGGAATTTATGAATTTAACTCCCAATTTGCAGCAGGATTAGGTTTAAATGCAACCTATAACAAGCAGGATGATTTTTTTAAGTCTACTATTTTTGGAGCAAGTCTTATTGGTTTATTTAATCCAATAAGAGAGTTACAATTGTCTACAGAATTTGAGCAACTTAATGTTAATCGTAAATTTGATGATTCAAATTATGAAAATCAAAACTATTGGTATCCAGGTTTGTATATGGGAATAGGTTATAGAAGTGACAATGTTACTTTTGGTATAAGATATGATGTGCTTTATGATAAAGATAAGAGTATTTATGCTGATCCTTATATTCCTTTTGTTAGAGTGTATTTTTAA
- a CDS encoding 2-oxoglutarate dehydrogenase E1 component: MDKYSFLNAAHTAYFADLYEQYLKNPDSVEPSWRAFFQGYDFGSENYGMDGEITEGVTTQIPEHVQKEFQIVKLIDGYRNRGHLFTKTNPVRARRKYAPTLEIENFGLSQSDMSTIFSAGEILGLGKATLQNIVDHLEKIYCESIGIEYMYIRKPEEIQWIQNKLNVNDNQPQFSPEEKKYILKKLNEAVSFESFLHTKYVGQKRFSLEGNESLIPALDSLIEDAANHGVKEFVMGMAHRGRLSTLTNIFGKSAEDIFSEFDGKDYEQKVFDGDVKYHLGWTSNRVTDGGKKINLNIAPNPSHLETVGAVVEGIVRAKQDDKYSENPSQVLPIIVHGDAAISGQGLVYELVQMAQLDGYKTNGTIHIVVNNQIGFTTNYLDGRSSTYCTDVGKVTLSPVMHVNADDPEAVVHAMSFALHFRMKFKRDVFIDLLGYRKYGHNEGDEPRFTQPKLYKAISKHQNPRDIYAAKLIAEGVIDNGYVAKLEKAYKDKLEVKLEDSRKIDKTVITPFMEDEWVNYQTVVEDKMMQPIDTTYPKEGLAKITKVISNLPKDKKFIRKIERLIQSRQTMFDEDKLDWAMAEHLAYGTLLEEGYDVRVSGQDVERGTFSHRHAVVKVEDSEEEILLLNQISDKQGRFFIYNSLLSEYGVVGFDYGYAMASPITLVIWEAQFGDFSNGAQIMLDQYISAAEDKWMLQNGLVMLLPHGYEGQGAEHSSGRMERYLQLCAKDNMFVMDCTTPANMYHLLRKQMKAEFRKPLIVFTPKSLLRHPLVVSTVDEFANGSFQMLIDDSVVKANKTKTLVFVTGKFYYDLLEQRETLKRDDVALVRIEQLFPLPEKQIKDIIAKYKNATDIVWAQEEPRNMGAYSHMLMHLDEAKTFRAATRRPYGAPAAGSSVRSKIRHQEVIDFVFDKTKNNQR, translated from the coding sequence ATGGATAAATATTCCTTTTTAAACGCAGCACATACAGCATACTTTGCTGATTTATACGAACAATACCTAAAAAACCCTGATTCTGTTGAACCAAGTTGGAGAGCCTTTTTTCAAGGCTACGATTTTGGAAGCGAGAACTATGGAATGGATGGTGAAATTACGGAAGGTGTTACGACTCAAATTCCCGAACATGTTCAAAAAGAATTTCAAATCGTAAAGCTTATTGATGGCTACAGAAATCGAGGTCATTTATTTACTAAAACCAATCCTGTTCGAGCAAGAAGGAAATATGCACCAACACTTGAGATTGAAAATTTCGGACTCTCACAAAGTGATATGAGTACCATTTTTTCTGCTGGAGAAATTTTAGGTCTTGGTAAAGCAACACTTCAAAATATTGTTGACCATTTAGAAAAAATCTACTGTGAATCTATTGGTATTGAATACATGTACATTAGAAAACCTGAAGAAATTCAGTGGATTCAAAATAAATTAAATGTAAACGATAATCAACCACAATTTTCTCCAGAAGAAAAAAAATATATTCTAAAAAAATTAAATGAAGCTGTTTCGTTTGAAAGCTTTTTACATACAAAATACGTTGGTCAAAAACGTTTTTCTCTAGAAGGAAATGAATCTTTGATTCCTGCTCTTGATTCTCTTATTGAAGATGCTGCAAACCATGGTGTAAAAGAATTTGTCATGGGTATGGCACATCGTGGTCGTTTAAGCACACTAACAAATATTTTTGGCAAATCTGCTGAAGATATCTTTAGTGAGTTTGATGGTAAAGATTATGAACAAAAAGTATTTGATGGTGATGTAAAATATCATTTAGGATGGACGAGTAATCGTGTGACTGATGGCGGAAAGAAAATTAATTTAAATATTGCTCCAAATCCTTCTCACTTAGAAACTGTTGGTGCTGTAGTAGAAGGGATTGTTAGAGCAAAACAAGACGATAAATACAGTGAAAACCCTTCGCAAGTATTACCAATTATAGTGCATGGCGATGCTGCGATTTCTGGGCAAGGCCTTGTCTATGAATTGGTTCAAATGGCACAATTAGATGGCTACAAGACCAATGGAACAATACACATTGTAGTAAACAATCAAATTGGATTTACAACAAACTATCTTGATGGTCGTTCAAGTACCTATTGTACAGATGTTGGAAAAGTCACTTTATCACCTGTTATGCATGTTAATGCTGATGACCCAGAAGCTGTTGTTCATGCCATGTCATTTGCACTCCATTTTAGAATGAAGTTTAAACGTGATGTGTTTATTGATTTATTAGGATACAGAAAATATGGTCATAACGAAGGTGACGAACCTCGTTTCACACAACCTAAACTGTACAAAGCCATTTCAAAACATCAAAACCCAAGAGATATTTACGCTGCAAAATTGATTGCTGAAGGAGTAATTGATAATGGTTATGTTGCAAAATTAGAAAAAGCATACAAAGACAAACTAGAAGTTAAATTAGAAGACTCTAGAAAAATAGACAAAACAGTCATCACACCATTTATGGAAGATGAATGGGTAAACTATCAAACAGTTGTTGAAGATAAAATGATGCAGCCCATTGATACAACTTATCCAAAAGAAGGTCTTGCAAAAATCACAAAAGTGATTTCAAATTTACCAAAAGACAAAAAATTCATTCGTAAAATAGAACGTCTCATACAATCACGTCAAACGATGTTTGATGAAGATAAATTAGATTGGGCAATGGCTGAGCATTTAGCCTACGGAACTTTGCTAGAAGAAGGATATGATGTACGTGTTTCTGGACAGGACGTAGAACGTGGAACATTTTCTCATAGACATGCTGTAGTAAAAGTTGAAGACAGTGAAGAAGAAATTTTATTACTGAATCAAATAAGCGACAAGCAAGGTAGATTCTTTATTTACAACTCATTACTATCAGAATATGGTGTTGTAGGTTTCGATTATGGTTATGCCATGGCTAGTCCAATCACGTTAGTGATTTGGGAAGCACAATTTGGAGACTTTAGTAATGGTGCACAGATTATGCTAGATCAATACATCTCTGCTGCAGAAGATAAATGGATGCTTCAAAACGGATTGGTAATGCTATTACCTCATGGTTATGAAGGTCAAGGTGCTGAGCATTCTTCAGGTCGAATGGAACGCTATTTACAGCTATGTGCAAAGGACAATATGTTTGTTATGGACTGTACAACACCTGCAAATATGTATCATTTGTTACGTAAGCAAATGAAAGCAGAATTTAGAAAGCCTTTAATTGTCTTTACACCAAAAAGTTTATTACGTCATCCTTTAGTAGTGTCTACTGTTGATGAGTTTGCTAACGGAAGTTTCCAAATGCTCATTGATGATAGTGTGGTAAAAGCAAATAAAACCAAAACCTTAGTCTTTGTGACTGGAAAATTCTATTATGATTTATTAGAACAACGTGAAACTCTTAAAAGAGACGATGTTGCATTGGTAAGAATAGAACAATTATTCCCATTACCAGAAAAACAAATTAAAGATATTATTGCAAAATATAAAAATGCAACTGATATTGTTTGGGCTCAAGAAGAACCAAGAAACATGGGTGCATACAGCCATATGCTCATGCATTTAGACGAAGCAAAAACATTTAGAGCAGCAACACGACGACCATATGGAGCTCCTGCAGCTGGTAGTAGTGTGCGTTCTAAAATACGTCATCAAGAAGTTATCGATTTCGTATTTGACAAAACCAAAAACAACCAACGTTAG
- a CDS encoding TatD family hydrolase — protein sequence MIITDTHTHLYSEAFDDDRKDMIQRALDANVSRFFIPAIDSSHTEAMFQLEADYPNYMYLMMGLHPTSVKDNYKDELQHVEEMLTQRQFYAIGEIGIDLYWDTSTLNIQKKAFKHQIQLAKQYKLPIVIHCRDAFDEIFEILETEKDDDLFGIFHCFTGTLEQARKAISYNMKLGIGGVATFKNGKIDQFLNQIDLKHIVLETDSPYLAPKPYRGKRNESSYVTKVLEKLSEIYAVSEEKIAEITTQNSKEIFSI from the coding sequence ATGATTATTACTGATACACATACTCATTTATACAGCGAAGCTTTTGATGACGATAGAAAAGATATGATTCAACGTGCTTTAGATGCTAATGTTTCTCGTTTTTTTATTCCAGCTATAGATTCGTCTCATACGGAAGCGATGTTTCAACTTGAAGCTGACTATCCAAATTACATGTATTTAATGATGGGCTTACATCCAACATCTGTAAAAGATAATTATAAAGACGAATTACAACATGTTGAAGAGATGTTAACACAACGTCAATTTTACGCTATTGGCGAAATTGGTATTGATTTATATTGGGACACTTCAACTTTAAACATCCAAAAGAAAGCATTTAAACATCAAATACAGCTAGCAAAACAGTACAAATTACCAATTGTTATACATTGTAGAGACGCTTTTGATGAAATATTTGAAATCTTAGAAACTGAAAAAGATGATGACCTTTTCGGAATTTTTCATTGTTTCACAGGAACTTTAGAACAAGCTCGAAAAGCCATATCTTATAATATGAAATTAGGTATTGGAGGTGTTGCTACATTTAAAAACGGAAAAATCGATCAGTTTTTAAATCAAATTGATTTAAAACACATTGTTTTAGAAACCGATTCGCCTTATCTCGCTCCTAAACCATACAGAGGAAAACGCAATGAAAGTTCCTATGTTACAAAGGTTTTAGAAAAATTGTCTGAAATCTATGCCGTTTCCGAAGAAAAAATTGCCGAAATTACAACACAGAACTCAAAAGAAATTTTTAGTATTTAA
- a CDS encoding response regulator transcription factor produces MPTILIADDHPLILKGLKDFLLEKEYNVIASAKNGKEAFTLIKAHQPEIAILDIQMPYLTGLQVAKKCKEEGLTTKIIIITFEKSEAIYKEAKALGIYGYILKEFAIEEVEHCIANVLQEKSYFSPELIEYLEIKQTPDELKSLTVTEMKVLQLTAENMTAKEIGAIIGCSNRTVEKHKSHIRSKLKLSSNSNSIAIYAKGQEEFLSKYT; encoded by the coding sequence ATGCCTACAATATTAATAGCAGATGATCATCCATTAATTCTTAAAGGACTTAAAGATTTCCTTCTTGAAAAAGAATATAATGTTATTGCAAGTGCAAAAAATGGAAAGGAAGCTTTTACGCTAATTAAAGCACATCAGCCAGAGATTGCTATTTTAGATATTCAAATGCCTTACCTTACAGGGTTACAAGTTGCTAAAAAATGCAAAGAAGAAGGTCTTACAACGAAAATCATAATTATTACTTTTGAAAAAAGTGAAGCCATTTATAAAGAAGCGAAGGCACTTGGAATTTATGGGTATATTTTAAAAGAATTTGCGATTGAAGAAGTTGAACATTGTATTGCGAATGTTTTGCAGGAGAAATCTTATTTTAGTCCAGAGCTTATAGAGTATTTAGAAATAAAACAAACACCTGATGAGTTAAAGTCGCTTACTGTTACTGAGATGAAAGTTCTTCAGCTTACTGCTGAAAATATGACTGCTAAGGAAATTGGAGCGATTATAGGTTGCTCAAATCGAACAGTTGAAAAACACAAAAGTCACATTCGTTCTAAATTAAAATTGTCTTCTAATTCAAATAGTATAGCAATTTATGCTAAAGGGCAAGAAGAATTTTTATCAAAATATACGTAG
- the odhB gene encoding 2-oxoglutarate dehydrogenase complex dihydrolipoyllysine-residue succinyltransferase — MILEMKVPSPGESITEVEIAEWLVSDGDYVEKDQAIAEVDSDKATLELPAEASGTITLKAEEGDAVEVGAVVCLIDTSATKPESSGTVPAKEEKKEETPKTEAPKPAAESKTYATGTASPAAKKVLAEKGMDASSISGTGKDGRVTKDDAVNAVPSMGTPTGGNRGSSRSKMSMLRRKVAERLVEAKNTTAMLTTFNEVDMSPIFELRKQYKEDFKAKHGVGLGFMSFFTLAVVRALKMYPAVNSMIDGKEMLTYDFVDVSIAVSGPKGLMVPVIRNAENLSFRGVEAEVKRLAIRARDGQITVDEMTGGTFTISNGGVFGSMLSTPIINPPQSGILGMHNIVERPVAIDGKVEIRPIMFVALSYDHRIIDGKESVGFLVAVKEALENPTELLMDNNIKKALEM; from the coding sequence ATGATTTTAGAAATGAAAGTTCCTTCTCCAGGAGAATCAATCACAGAAGTAGAAATTGCAGAATGGTTAGTTTCTGATGGAGATTATGTTGAAAAAGATCAAGCCATAGCTGAAGTCGACAGCGATAAAGCAACTTTAGAATTACCTGCAGAAGCCAGTGGAACTATTACGCTTAAAGCTGAAGAAGGTGATGCTGTTGAAGTTGGAGCTGTTGTCTGTTTAATAGATACAAGTGCAACAAAACCCGAAAGTAGTGGTACTGTTCCTGCAAAAGAAGAGAAAAAAGAAGAAACACCTAAGACGGAAGCGCCAAAACCTGCTGCAGAATCTAAAACGTACGCTACAGGAACTGCGAGCCCAGCTGCCAAAAAGGTTTTAGCCGAAAAAGGAATGGATGCATCTTCTATTTCAGGAACAGGAAAAGATGGTCGTGTTACTAAAGATGATGCTGTAAATGCAGTACCATCTATGGGAACTCCAACAGGAGGAAATCGTGGTTCATCTCGCAGTAAAATGTCTATGCTACGTCGTAAAGTCGCTGAACGTTTAGTTGAAGCTAAAAACACAACAGCAATGTTAACGACGTTTAACGAAGTTGACATGTCACCTATTTTTGAATTACGTAAACAATATAAAGAAGACTTTAAAGCAAAGCATGGTGTAGGACTTGGGTTTATGAGTTTCTTTACACTTGCAGTAGTTCGTGCATTAAAAATGTATCCAGCTGTTAACTCAATGATAGACGGAAAAGAAATGTTAACCTATGATTTTGTTGATGTTTCTATTGCTGTTTCTGGTCCAAAAGGATTAATGGTTCCAGTAATTAGAAATGCTGAAAACTTAAGTTTTAGAGGTGTTGAAGCTGAAGTTAAACGCTTAGCTATTCGTGCTCGTGACGGACAAATAACTGTTGATGAAATGACTGGAGGAACATTTACCATTTCTAATGGTGGTGTTTTTGGAAGTATGTTATCGACACCAATTATTAATCCGCCACAAAGTGGTATTTTAGGAATGCATAATATTGTTGAACGACCAGTTGCCATTGATGGCAAAGTAGAAATTAGACCAATTATGTTTGTGGCTTTATCTTATGACCACAGAATTATTGATGGTAAAGAATCTGTAGGTTTCTTAGTGGCTGTAAAAGAAGCTTTAGAAAATCCAACAGAATTATTAATGGACAACAACATTAAGAAAGCTTTGGAAATGTAA
- a CDS encoding polyprenyl synthetase family protein, protein MQNIQSHHEAFLKHLDTFTKPKEPSTLYDPINYIIQLGGKRLRPILTLMTAEIFGSHYTKALNAALSVEVFHNFSLVHDDIMDDAPLRRGKETVHEKWDINTGILSGDAMLIMAYQLFENYDPNTFQNLAKLFSKTALEVCEGQQYDVDFETRDDVTISEYLKMIEYKTAVLVGAAMKMGAIVANASEDCQNSIYDFGKNLGIAFQLQDDYLDAFGNPETFGKQVGGDIIENKKTYLYLKCLAFSSQNDRKQLEHLYSVNPSDPSEKIETVKQFFIASGSAEATKKEIENYTKKAFSVLESIKISEDNKNALIAFGNDLMTRNV, encoded by the coding sequence ATGCAGAATATCCAATCCCATCATGAGGCATTTTTAAAACACCTCGACACGTTTACAAAACCCAAAGAGCCTTCTACGCTTTACGACCCGATTAATTATATTATTCAACTTGGAGGAAAACGTTTACGGCCTATTTTAACCTTAATGACTGCCGAAATATTTGGTAGTCATTACACAAAAGCACTTAATGCTGCTTTAAGTGTTGAAGTATTTCATAATTTTTCATTAGTCCATGATGATATTATGGATGATGCGCCTTTACGTCGAGGAAAAGAAACGGTTCACGAAAAATGGGATATTAACACAGGAATCCTTTCTGGTGATGCCATGCTTATTATGGCATATCAATTATTTGAAAACTACGATCCAAACACATTTCAAAATTTAGCTAAATTATTTAGTAAAACTGCGCTTGAAGTATGTGAAGGACAACAATATGATGTCGATTTTGAAACTCGTGATGATGTCACTATTTCTGAGTATTTAAAAATGATAGAATATAAAACTGCAGTATTAGTTGGAGCTGCAATGAAAATGGGTGCTATTGTTGCAAATGCTTCGGAAGATTGTCAAAATTCGATTTATGACTTTGGAAAAAATTTAGGAATTGCTTTTCAGTTACAAGATGACTATTTAGATGCATTTGGAAATCCTGAAACTTTTGGTAAACAAGTTGGAGGTGATATTATTGAAAACAAAAAAACGTATTTATATTTGAAATGCTTAGCGTTTTCAAGTCAAAATGACAGAAAACAACTAGAACATTTATACAGTGTAAACCCTTCAGATCCAAGTGAAAAAATAGAAACGGTAAAACAATTCTTCATAGCTAGCGGTTCGGCCGAAGCAACTAAAAAAGAAATTGAAAATTATACTAAAAAAGCATTTTCTGTTTTAGAAAGTATAAAAATTTCTGAAGACAATAAAAATGCATTAATAGCATTTGGAAACGATTTAATGACTAGAAATGTATAA
- a CDS encoding retropepsin-like aspartic protease produces the protein MDTLQEYLLNKGYTKIKLHLTKTNHFEIIAKINGKKGLFILDTGASSSCVGFEAIDTFNLKAKDSDIKAAGAGATDMLTQISKKNKLKIGKWKKDKVALILFNLTHVNAALTNHNSKPVDGIIGADVLKKGKAVIDYEKKYLYLKL, from the coding sequence ATGGATACCTTGCAGGAATACCTTTTAAACAAAGGCTATACCAAAATAAAGTTACATTTAACAAAGACCAACCATTTCGAAATTATAGCTAAAATAAATGGAAAAAAAGGGTTGTTTATTTTAGACACTGGAGCTTCTAGTTCTTGTGTAGGTTTTGAAGCTATAGATACATTTAATCTTAAAGCAAAGGATAGTGATATTAAAGCCGCAGGTGCAGGCGCCACAGATATGCTAACTCAGATTTCTAAAAAAAATAAATTAAAAATAGGAAAGTGGAAGAAAGATAAAGTTGCACTTATTCTGTTTAATTTAACTCACGTCAATGCGGCATTAACAAATCATAATTCTAAACCCGTTGATGGTATTATTGGAGCAGATGTTCTTAAAAAGGGAAAAGCTGTCATTGATTATGAAAAAAAGTATTTATATCTAAAGTTGTAG
- a CDS encoding T9SS type A sorting domain-containing protein, which produces MKKLLVFTLFCIAFFQGYTQNTDYYDRMEHVFGSINKTKVTTGFLKEFGIRFNEVEAYNGIISTNNLVDKTQWQSLYSSLYTMRVGTVAQSIIVPNVVFNTLETQQDNVAEDVLLAALYYNYQQYKTNAYTNGDVTISNDQIFDVSGRNPYDTKTVFGVAPLKKQLQGDTFTFKLPSGLIYTNTSLSLSQVQVNFDDGNGYQTISLNTAKSVTYTSGGEKDITVKFVYTNGPTLYSKSKISVDYIASGGGAQARYNGIGFLNENGTTWFNNPVPGATYNGSSATGLVTIELAPDHTELTKPLIVVEGFDPEDDVNYFTFINTDNGGGIFVDIDPTGNINTLNQAIEDEDYDLVFIDFEDSTTHIQRNAYMVEEVIRQINQLKVGNEQNVVLGMSMGGLVARYALRHMEIDNDPTTNHDTKLYISHDAPHQGANIPLAYQAFVRHLVGEEISLPVLFSLIDINIVDLVDLAPELEEGLSLLQTPAAKQMLIYQLQGLGNNVSINNATLQSSFLTEYSSMGYPQQNGIRNIAITNGSECGTPLEFSNYSTLVDINERIDLPAFLTNIVLAAINGFSLNPLRYLSSVFSTDTDIKIQFNLRALPNQQSKRIYKGKIFIEKTILFLIDVEEPLIDEESVYSSSSMLPLDNANGGVFDLEGFTTLPPEFEQFVIERKFNFIPAYSSLDVGKGNVIITKEDLEKSYNPFTPPFAPKDIPFDNFFANPTISEQHIQYTLDNGNWLMTELSHTPETRSCIFVCSTAEIAGPDRFCSGSRTYNAPFGGDTYQWRIEGNAAFIQSGVTSNSVTIAKSQLNEGGWVTLVVDITSTKCGDATITKHIYIGVPSYESIEEVNTLETGLTDPIAPIGSCDDFGFKLNIAPSNQEVLEVEWEKVTTNYEWSHEDDEYVIITPACNEPIEFRVRFRNNCGWSSWQNITYDITQCSSNCSGKSGNITSDDFIIYPVPADTSLTVKLKNEPVGLLQNGDTLNIKLYNISSWLVYNINAVATQTTIDISSLVSGTYTLVLTYNGQAESHQIVIN; this is translated from the coding sequence ATGAAAAAACTACTCGTTTTTACACTATTTTGTATTGCCTTTTTTCAAGGGTATACACAGAACACCGATTATTATGACCGTATGGAGCACGTCTTTGGCAGCATCAATAAAACCAAAGTAACCACAGGTTTTCTTAAGGAATTTGGCATCCGTTTTAATGAAGTGGAAGCTTATAACGGAATCATTAGTACTAACAACCTTGTAGATAAAACACAATGGCAATCGCTCTATAGTTCGCTCTACACCATGCGTGTAGGTACGGTAGCCCAAAGTATAATAGTACCCAATGTAGTGTTTAACACTCTTGAAACCCAACAAGATAATGTCGCCGAAGATGTGCTCTTGGCAGCACTCTACTATAATTACCAACAGTACAAAACCAATGCCTATACCAATGGCGATGTTACCATTAGTAATGACCAAATTTTTGATGTCTCAGGTCGTAACCCTTATGATACCAAGACTGTTTTTGGTGTAGCACCACTTAAAAAACAATTACAAGGTGATACCTTTACTTTTAAACTGCCAAGTGGACTTATTTACACCAACACCAGTTTGTCCCTTAGCCAAGTACAGGTCAATTTTGATGATGGCAATGGTTACCAAACCATTTCCTTAAATACAGCCAAAAGTGTGACTTACACTTCTGGTGGTGAAAAGGATATTACCGTAAAATTTGTTTATACCAATGGGCCAACCTTATATAGTAAAAGTAAGATTTCGGTGGACTATATCGCCTCTGGTGGTGGCGCACAGGCACGTTACAATGGTATTGGTTTTCTTAATGAGAATGGTACTACGTGGTTTAACAATCCTGTACCTGGTGCTACTTATAATGGTAGTTCTGCCACAGGCTTGGTGACTATAGAACTGGCACCAGACCATACCGAGCTTACCAAACCCTTGATTGTTGTGGAGGGCTTTGATCCAGAAGATGATGTTAATTATTTTACCTTTATAAATACTGATAATGGTGGAGGTATTTTTGTTGACATAGACCCAACAGGTAATATAAACACCCTCAACCAAGCCATAGAAGACGAGGATTACGATTTGGTCTTTATAGATTTTGAGGACAGTACCACACATATACAACGTAATGCCTATATGGTAGAGGAGGTAATACGCCAAATTAACCAACTAAAAGTAGGTAATGAGCAAAATGTGGTCTTGGGTATGAGTATGGGAGGCCTTGTGGCACGTTATGCACTTAGACACATGGAGATAGATAATGACCCAACCACCAACCACGACACCAAACTTTATATTAGCCATGATGCTCCACACCAAGGAGCTAATATACCATTGGCTTATCAGGCTTTTGTAAGGCATTTAGTTGGTGAAGAAATTAGTCTACCTGTTCTTTTTTCTTTAATAGACATCAATATTGTTGATTTAGTAGATCTAGCACCTGAATTAGAAGAAGGTTTATCCTTATTGCAAACACCTGCGGCAAAGCAAATGCTTATTTATCAATTACAGGGTTTAGGCAATAACGTGTCGATAAATAATGCCACATTACAGAGCAGTTTTTTAACAGAATACAGTAGTATGGGTTATCCACAACAAAATGGTATCCGAAATATTGCTATTACCAACGGTTCGGAATGTGGTACACCTTTGGAGTTTTCAAACTATTCAACTTTAGTAGATATCAATGAACGTATTGATTTACCAGCGTTTCTGACAAATATAGTTCTAGCAGCAATTAATGGTTTTTCTTTAAACCCATTGAGATACCTTAGTTCTGTTTTTTCAACCGACACCGACATTAAAATACAATTCAATTTAAGAGCTCTGCCAAATCAACAGTCTAAAAGAATATATAAAGGGAAAATATTTATTGAGAAAACAATATTGTTTTTAATAGATGTTGAAGAACCCTTAATAGATGAAGAATCTGTTTACTCATCATCTTCTATGCTTCCTTTGGATAATGCTAATGGTGGTGTTTTTGACTTAGAAGGTTTTACAACATTACCTCCAGAGTTTGAGCAATTTGTAATTGAACGTAAATTCAATTTTATACCTGCTTACAGTAGTTTAGATGTTGGCAAAGGAAACGTAATAATTACAAAAGAAGATTTAGAAAAAAGCTACAATCCGTTTACCCCTCCTTTTGCTCCAAAAGACATCCCATTTGATAACTTTTTTGCTAATCCAACTATAAGTGAACAGCATATACAATATACACTTGATAACGGCAACTGGCTTATGACTGAGTTATCACACACTCCTGAAACAAGATCTTGTATATTCGTATGTAGTACAGCGGAAATTGCTGGACCTGATCGCTTTTGTTCTGGTAGTAGAACATATAATGCTCCTTTCGGTGGAGATACCTATCAATGGAGAATTGAAGGTAATGCAGCCTTTATTCAATCAGGAGTCACATCAAACAGCGTTACAATCGCAAAAAGCCAGCTCAATGAAGGTGGATGGGTTACTCTTGTAGTAGATATTACTAGCACTAAATGTGGTGATGCAACCATAACAAAACATATCTATATTGGTGTTCCAAGTTATGAATCTATCGAAGAAGTAAATACTTTAGAAACTGGGTTAACCGATCCTATTGCTCCAATAGGTTCTTGTGACGATTTTGGTTTTAAACTCAACATAGCACCTTCTAATCAAGAAGTATTAGAAGTAGAATGGGAAAAGGTAACAACAAATTATGAATGGAGTCATGAAGATGATGAATATGTTATTATTACTCCAGCGTGTAATGAACCTATTGAGTTTAGAGTTCGTTTTAGAAATAATTGTGGTTGGTCGTCTTGGCAAAATATAACTTATGATATTACTCAGTGTTCATCGAATTGCTCAGGAAAATCTGGTAATATAACTAGCGATGATTTTATAATTTATCCAGTACCTGCCGATACGTCTTTAACAGTAAAACTTAAAAATGAACCGGTTGGTTTATTACAAAATGGAGACACATTAAATATTAAACTTTATAATATCAGTAGTTGGCTTGTATATAACATCAATGCTGTAGCAACCCAAACAACTATAGACATTTCGAGTTTAGTTTCAGGAACTTATACTTTGGTTTTAACATATAATGGTCAAGCAGAAAGCCATCAAATTGTTATAAATTAA